TGTGCAGGAGCTGATCTGGAATACCTGCAGCAGCTGCAACGCAACAGCTTTGAGGAGAACTTAATCGATTCAAAGGAACTCATGCAATTGATGCAGGACATCTACTCACTGGAAAAGGTGGTGATTGCCCGGATAGAAGGAGATGCCATTGCAGGAGGATGTGGATTGGCTTCTGTAGCTGATCTGAGTTATTCTGTACCGGATGCAAAATTTGGCTATACAGAAGTAAGGATAGGATTTGTGCCCGCTTTGGTGAGTGTGTTTTTAGTGAGGAAGATAGGAGAAGGCCGCGCCCGGGAATTGCTTTTAACAGGCAGACTGATCAGTGCGGAAGAAGCTGTAAAGTATGGCCTGATCAATGGGGTAATAGCTGCCGGATCAATTCAGGAGGAAGTACAGGCCTTAGCAGAAAAGTTATGCGTGGAAACTTCCGCTAACTCGTTGAAGATCACCAAGCAACTGGTAAGTGCC
This DNA window, taken from Chitinophaga niabensis, encodes the following:
- a CDS encoding enoyl-CoA hydratase/isomerase family protein, which translates into the protein MQGITYHISNRIATITLNRPDKRNALNGEVVRELRAAFAEAEADENVKVVILAGNGKAFCAGADLEYLQQLQRNSFEENLIDSKELMQLMQDIYSLEKVVIARIEGDAIAGGCGLASVADLSYSVPDAKFGYTEVRIGFVPALVSVFLVRKIGEGRARELLLTGRLISAEEAVKYGLINGVIAAGSIQEEVQALAEKLCVETSANSLKITKQLVSAALDKPLQDALEAAARTNAETRQHPDCQKGIGAFLNKLKPDW